In a single window of the Raphanus sativus cultivar WK10039 chromosome 9, ASM80110v3, whole genome shotgun sequence genome:
- the LOC130499461 gene encoding uncharacterized protein LOC130499461, with protein sequence MDAGINLLRLRYTKHPEWFRSDRICLLDTAFTQIWSAKYKEFLNSPANPDGSGKLLPSGALYYYTGEHPAYCRSDKTWVLEIDDIYVPLFINEDHWVACWISIPRRHIVIWDSFVGHTDDKEIAEAVKPIAHMLPYMLHMLSRGEDRELYTVDFTHERVPATETPQNVQSGDCGVYCLKYIECHALGLAFPFHDFCDKNVKQMRAKLAAEIFDETNINGTETREYKTALVYE encoded by the coding sequence ATGGATGCTGGGATTAATCTCTTAAGACTCCGGTACACGAAGCACCCAGAATGGTTTAGGTCGGACAGAATTTGCCTGCTGGATACTGCGTTCACTCAAATTTGGTCAGCAAAGTACAAAGAGTTTTTGAACTCTCCTGCCAATCCCGACGGCTCAGGTAAACTGCTCCCGTCCGGGGCCTTATACTACTACACTGGCGAGCACCCAGCTTATTGCAGATCAGACAAAACATGGGTGCTAGAGATTGATGATATATATGTGCCATTGTTTATCAACGAGGATCATTGGGTAGCTTGTTGGATATCAATCCCGAGGAGACACATAGTGATTTGGGACAGTTTTGTTGGTCACACCGACGATAAGGAAATTGCCGAGGCTGTGAAGCCTATTGCGCACATGCTGCCGTACATGCTGCATATGCTATCTCGCGGTGAGGACAGGGAGTTGTACACGGTTGATTTCACACATGAGAGGGTCCCAGCAACCGAGACACCACAGAATGTACAAAGTGGTGATTGTGGAGTGTACTGTTTGAAGTACATAGAATGTCATGCACTTGGCTTGGCATTCCCGTTTCATGACTTCTGTGATAAGAATGTGAAACAAATGAGGGCGAAGCTAGCGGCAGAGATATTTGACGAGACCAACATAAACGGCACAGAAACTAGAGAGTACAAAACTGCACTTGTTTATGAGTAA
- the LOC108832730 gene encoding uncharacterized protein LOC108832730, with amino-acid sequence MEQLDFPPRQFTVGQEPVPAKSIGYYSSNTRLFSALREALNEKEWEELKESKLGVFLKFYELEFSWASRLVHYMLTFQLDCKKKYELWSLIGVKPVRFSLNEFGEITGLNCEYVKNLEHPLVEVTDEMKAFWELLGVNFERGPSIDDLTTACARCETWSTDDRKRLGYLAIYAGFIEAQRTTTPTRAALARLVMDLEVFEDYPWGRVAFKGLMDSVKKADLTKTSYYLDGFVEVLQVWIYHALPEFAAGYGDPVEADPLAGTPTPPLLAFLGGKGRKHGKEKLQKQTTINTCTVKDYSEMFPLWDDEVEDKKADNIIEAIFSSGWSWNQAHWPDTGTKLWTSVKVEYKKVKTSKRSLCSAPTESEEESPRKKARVSPGQDTLNAEIKVWLTAMASSMVEGLGRCESLLTTQGRMIESLAKKVEDMEKIVGGENYEDKKTEENKDEEDGGKDEENGGSDDEEGGRDDEEGGKDEEERNDEESSSEADEATPKEAIPEQATPKEAIPEQATPKRGRPRKAQAKKGSKAVEASPQLNRPKRGQAKQATDKATVVSNKSTPQKKRGRKTGKKK; translated from the exons ATGGAACAGCTTGATTTCCCACCAAGGCAATTTACTGTAGGGCAGGAGCCAGTGCCGGCTAAAAGCATTGGCTACTACAGTAGTAACACAAGGCTCTTCTCTGCTCTTCGTGAAGCACTCAATGAAAAAGAATGGGAGGAGCTCAAAGAGTCGAAACTGGGAGTGTTTTTAAAGTTCTACGAATTGGAGTTTTCATGGGCGTCTAGGCTGGTACACTATATGCTCACATTTCAGCTTGACTGCAAGAAGAAGTATGAGTTGTGGAGTCTTATAGGTGTTAAACCAGTTAGGTTTTCTCTGAATGAATTTGGAGAGATCACTGGTCTGAACTGTGAGTATGTGAAGAATCTTGAGCATCCTTTGGTTGAGGTAACTGATGAAATGAAGGCATTTTGGGAGCTGCTGGGAGTGAATTTCGAGCGTGGGCCAAGCATTGATGATTTAACTACAGCGTGTGCTAGGTGCGAAACATGGTCTACAGATGATCGAAAGCGCTTAGGTTATCTAGCCATCTACGCTGGCTTCATTGAGGCACAAAGAACCACGACACCCACACGGGCTGCCCTGGCTAGGTTAGTGATGGATCTTGAGGTTTTTGAAGATTATCCGTGGGGAAGAGTAGCATTTAAAGGCTTGATGGATTCAGTGAAGAAGGCTGACCTTACAAAGACGTCATACTACCTTGATGGCTTTGTTGAGGTTCTTCAAGTCTGGATCTACCACGCTCTCCCTGAATTCGCAGCTGGTTACGGAGATCCTGTGGAAGCAGATCCTTTGGCAGGCACCCCGACTCCACCTCTGCTTGCCTTCTTAGGTGGCAAAGGCCGGAAACATGGCAAGGAAAAGTTACAGAAACAG actaCCATTAACACATGTACTGTGAAGGATTATTCTGAAATGTTTCCTCTCTGGGATGATGAAGTGGAAGATAAAAAGGCTGATAACATTATCGAGGCTATTTTTTCCAGTGGATGGTCATGGAACCAAGCTCACTGGCCTGACACTGGAACCAAACTGTGGACAAGTGTGAAGGTTGAGTACAAAAAGGTGAAGACAAGCAAGAGGTCACTGTGCTCTGCTCCCACCGAGTCTGAGGAAGAATCACCACGCAAGAAGGCTCGTGTGTCCCCTGGCCAGGATACCTTGAATGCAGAGATAAAAGTTTGGCTCACTGCCATGGCTTCTAGTATGGTTGAAGGATTGGGGAGATGTGAGAGTTTGTTGACCACACAGGGCCGCATGATTGAGAGCCTTGCAAAAAAGGTAGAAGATATGGAGAAGATTGTGGGTGGAGAGAATTATGAGGATAAAAAAACTGAGGAAAACAAAGATGAGGAAGATGGTGGCAAAGATGAGGAAAATGGTGgcagtgatgatgaagaaggtggcagagatgatgaagaaggtgGCAAAGATGAGGAAGAAAGGAACGATGAGGAAAGCAGTTCTGAAGCCGATGAAGCCACTCCCAAGGAAGCCATTCCCGAGCAAGCCACTCCCAAGGAAGCCATTCCCGAGCAAGCCACTCCCAAAAGAGGCAGACCGAGAAAAGCGCAAGCTAAGAAAGGATCTAAAGCTGTGGAAGCCTCTCCTCAACTAAACAGACCAAAGAGAGGCCAAGCTAAGCAAGCCACTGACAAAGCCACTGTGGTTAGTAACAAATCAACTCCCCAAAAGAAAAGAGGCCGTAAAACAGGGAAAAAGAAGTAA
- the LOC130499760 gene encoding kunitz trypsin inhibitor 2-like gives MKTSFLVTFLLAAAVCTHALEEVKDSNGNPVRVGAQYFIQPVKTESNNGGGLVPAATNILPFCPLGITQTLLPYQPGLPVSFGYHPNILGRDTIDTSADINIEFRSPIWPVCTEFSKLWAVDSSSASKEPAVIIGGEPKSPNSAFKIEKAAGAHTYKLTTSSGTVGTTPGAWLSAPQLLVTNDVAKTLFVKFVKVDNDATTATTSTSRVEKLGLRMFPFY, from the coding sequence ATGAAGACTTCTTTTCTCGTTACGTTCCTGTTGGCTGCAGCTGTCTGCACCCACGCCCTTGAAGAGGTGAAGGATTCCAACGGAAATCCAGTTAGGGTCGGTGCACAATACTTCATCCAGCCGGTTAAGACCGAGAGTAACAACGGGGGAGGTCTTGTTCCAGCTGCCACTAACATACTTCCGTTTTGTCCACTTGGCATCACCCAAACACTTCTTCCCTACCAACCGGGCCTGCCGGTTAGCTTCGGATATCATCCAAACATTCTCGGCCGAGACACCATTGACACATCTGCCGATATAAACATCGAGTTCAGGTCCCCAATATGGCCTGTCTGCACCGAGTTTTCTAAGTTGTGGGCAGTCGATTCCTCATCCGCATCCAAGGAGCCTGCCGTTATCATCGGTGGTGAACCGAAGAGCCCAAATAGTGCGTTTAAGATAGAAAAAGCTGCAGGAGCACACACTTACAAGTTGACCACCTCATCTGGAACCGTTGGAACCACCCCAGGGGCTTGGTTGAGTGCACCACAGCTACTTGTCACCAATGATGTGGCTAAGACTTTATTCGTCAAGTTTGTGAAGGTTGATAATGATGCTACTACGGCTACTACTTCTACTTCTCGTGTTGAGAAGTTAGGTCTAAGAATGTTCCCATTCTACTAG